From a region of the Mercurialis annua linkage group LG1-X, ddMerAnnu1.2, whole genome shotgun sequence genome:
- the LOC126679967 gene encoding probable boron transporter 7, translating to MESIRSPFKGIIKDVKGRSACYKDDWISAFHSGIRILAPTTYIFFASALPVIAFGEQLSRDTDGSLSTVETLASTAICGIFHSVFGGQPLLILGVAEPTAIMYTYLYNFSKGKAELGQQLYLAWAGWVCIWASFLLFLLAIFNAGSIVSKFTRIAGELFGMLITVLFIQEAVKGLVSEFHVPKNENPQLEEYQFQWLYSNGLLAIIFSFGLLVTALKSRKARSWRYGTGQLRSFIADYGVPLMVLLWTVLSYSLPSKVPSGVPRRLRSPLLWDSSTLYHWTVIKDMGKVPMVYISAAIIPAIMIAGLYFFDHSVASQMAQQKEFNLRNPSAYHYDILLLGFMTLLCGLLGLPPSNGVLPQSPMHTKSLAVLKRQLIRKKMVQSAKECIDRKASNSEIYGSMQAVFIEMETAPPTVSVDKELKDLKEAVMKCDDEGDENKKFDPDKHIDAYLPVRVNEQRMSNLLQSLLVGLSTCALPLIKKIPTSVLWGYFAYMAIDSLPGNQFWERILLLFVPPNRRYKVLEGVHASFVELVPFKHIAIFTIFQFLYLLICFGVTWIPIAGVLFPLPFFILIGIRHSIFPKLFHPQHLQELDAAGYEEITGTPKRSRSLMLREREVPELGTESSDGDDFFDAEILDEMTTNRGELKLRTLSFKEDKLYQVHPQQFDSQQQ from the exons ATGGAGAGCATCAGGTCTCCATTCAAAGGAATAATCAAAGACGTGAAAGGAAGATCTGCGTGCTATAAAGATGATTGGATCAGTGCCTTTCATTCAGGCATTAG GATATTGGCTCCAACTACTTATATCTTCTTTGCTTCTGCACTTCCTGTTATTGCCTTTGGAGAGCAATTGAGTAGAGACACTG ATGGAAGTCTGAGTACAGTGGAAACCTTAGCTTCTACTGCTATTTGTGGCATATTCCACTCAGTATTTGGAGGCCAGCCATTGTTGATTCTAGGAGTTGCTGAACCTACTGCAATAATGTATACTTATTTGTACAATTTTAGTAAAGGGAAAGCTGAGTTAGGCCAGCAATTGTACTTAGCCTGGGCTGGTTG GGTTTGTATTTGGGCGTCCTTTCTGCTTTTCCTGCTTGCAATTTTCAATGCTGGTAGCATTGTCTCTAAATTCACAAGAATTGCTGGGGAGCTTTTTGGCATGTTGATTACAGTTCTTTTCATTCAAGAGGCTGTTAAG GGACTTGTTAGTGAATTCCATGTTCCCAAAAATGAGAATCCTCAATTGGAAGAATATCAATTTCAATGGCTGTATTCTAATGGATTACTCGCGATCATTTTCTCATTTGGTTTACTCGTCACTGCTCTTAAGAGCAGGAAGGCAAGGTCATGGCGATATGGCACAG GACAGCTCCGAAGTTTTATCGCAGACTATGGGGTTCCCCTGATGGTACTGTTGTGGACTGTGTTGTCATATAGTCTACCAAGCAAAGTTCCTTCTGGAGTTCCTAGGAGACTACGTTCTCCACTTCTTTGGGATTCTTCAACACTTTATCATTGGACTGTCATTAAG GATATGGGAAAGGTTCCGATGGTTTACATTTCCGCTGCAATTATACCAGCCATTATGATAGCAggtttatacttttttgaccACAGTGTAGCTTCGCAAATGGCACAACAAAAGGAGTTCAATCTTAGGAACCCATCAGCTTATCATTATGATATATTGTTACTTGGATTCATG ACATTACTTTGTGGGCTGCTTGGACTCCCACCTTCAAATGGAGTCCTCCCCCAATCACCCATGCATACTAAGAGCCTTGCAGTTCTCAAGAGGCAG TTGATTCGGAAGAAGATGGTACAAAGTGCCAAGGAATGCATTGATCGGAAAGCAAGCAACTCGGAAATTTATGGAAGTATGCAAGCCGTGTTTATAGAGATGGAAACAGCTCCACCT ACAGTTTCAGTAGATAAAGAGTTGAAGGACTTGAAAGAGGCTGTAATGAAATGTGATGATGAAGGTGACGAAAACAAAAAGTTCGATCCTGATAAACACATTGATGCTTATTTGCCTGTGAGGGTTAATGAGCAGAGAATGAGTAATCTATTACAGTCTCTGCTTGTTGGATTATCAACATGTGCTCTGCCTCTAATAAAAAAGATACCTACATCAGTTCTCTGGGGATACTTTGCTTACATGGCCATTGATAGTCTCCCTGGAAATCAATTTTGGGAAAGGATTTTACTGCTCTTTGTTCCCCCTAATCGACGTTACAA AGTATTGGAAGGCGTTCATGCTTCATTTGTGGAATTGGTGCCATTCAAGCACATTGCTATATTTACGATCTTCCAATTTTTGTACCTTTTAATTTGCTTTGGCGTAACATGGATACCAATTGCTGGAGTTTTGTTCCCACTGCCattctttattttaattggtATAAGGCACTCTATCTTTCCCAAGCTGTTTCATCCTCAGCATCTTCAAGAACTAGATGCTGCTGGCTATGAAGAAATTACCGGTACTCCAAAGCGAAGTCGTAGTCTTATGCTCAGG GAGAGAGAAGTGCCTGAGTTGGGGACAGAGTCTAGTGATGGAGATGATTTTTTTGATGCTGAGATCCTGGATGAAATGACAACAAACAGAGGCGAATTGAAACTTAGAACTTTAAGCTTCAAGGAAGACAAACTATATCAG GTCCATCCACAGCAGTTTGATAGTCAACAACAATGA
- the LOC126679912 gene encoding potassium channel AKT1-like, which yields MLMRKKGRRGLFGGQRDYSHDDEGLVGSVHDTELDDGSHFSITGEILPSLGAKPARSHQLLRPFIISPFDPHYRKWEKFLVFLVFYTAWASPFVCGFLEKPTLPLTVIDNVVNTFFAIDIVLTFCVAYLDKSSYLLIDNRKKIALKYAKTWFFCDVISTIPSELVRTLPDRIQKYGYFIMVFRLWRIWRVSRYFARLEKDRKFNYIWIRCLKLICVTLFVIHIAGCSYYFLAEIYGNPSRTWLGLVWQDYRKQKLWVRYVTSLYWSITTLTNTGYGDIHAVNEFEMIFVMLYMLFDLGLTSYLIGNMTNLVVHATGRTRQFRDTINAASSFSQRNQLPVGLQDQMIAHLSLKYRTDSEGLHQQETIDSLPKAIRSSIKSHLFNSLVNEVYLFRGVSKDLLFQLVAEMKAEYFPPREDVILQNEAPADMYILVTGAVELIVKTNEIEQVIGEEKTRGAVMGEVGLLCYRPQMFTVRTKRLSQLLRMNRTAFLSIVQSNVGDGRIIMNNLLQHLTELKDPMMGGILAEIQQMLARGRMKLPRGRMKLPLTLCFAAMRGDDLLLHQLLIRGSDPNELDNNGRTALHIAASNGAEHCVMLLLEYGADPNMKDSQGNVPLWEALLGKHESVVKLLGDNGATLSCGDVDQFALADIEQNNLDLLKEIVNCGGDVTRPTSSGTIPLHTAISDGNIEMVKFLLEQGADVDTPDVDGWTARDLADHQGHEEIQALIQNTQTKEKKHVPTIPKQQGVTYLGKHIVKHSSEPTISILNADSMSSTPRTIRPNSCQRRRVDSFNNSLFGFMSGANASEVIPSASDGAASFPSLKYPGRVTISCPEKGAFEGKLVLLPKSLDELLAIGAKKFGFSATKILTKEGAEIEDIELIRDDDHLVLVSSRATGIQRFRDFKHRNIAYTW from the exons ATGTTGATGAGGAAGAAGGGAAGAAGAGGCTTATTTGGTGGACAAAGAGATTACAGTCATGACGATGAAGGATTAGTAGGATCAGTCCACGACACAGAATTAGACGACGGTAGCCATTTTAGTATTACCGGAGAAATTCTGCCTTCTCTTGGTGCAAAACCTGCTCGCTCTCATCAACTACTCCGCCCTTTTATCATCTCTCCCTTTGATCCTCATTACag aaaatGGGAGAAGTTTTTGgtgtttttagtgttttataCAGCATGGGCGTCACCGTTTGTGTGCGGTTTTCTTGAAAAGCCGACACTGCCACTTACTGTGATTGATAATGTTGTGAATACATTTTTTGCAATAGACATTGTGTTGACATTCTGCGTCGCTTACCTTGATAAATCTTCTTATCTTCTTATTGATAATCGAAAGAAAATTGCTCTGAAGTATGCTAAAACTTGGTTTTTCTGTGATGTTATCTCCACCATTCCTTCTGAACTTGTCCGTACTCTGCCTGATAGAATTCAGAAATATGGCTACTTTATCATGGTTTTTCGCCTCTGGCGTATCTGGAGAGTCAGTCGCTATTTCGCTAG GTTGGAGAAAGATAGGAAGTTTAACTACATTTGGATTCGATGCTTGAAGCTTATATGT GTTACCCTCTTTGTAATTCACATTGCAGGTTGCTCCTATTATTTTCTTGCTGAAATTTATGGTAATCCATCAAGGACATGGCTTGGGTTAGTTTGGCAAGATTATCGTAAGCAGAAGCTGTGGGTTCGTTATGTGACATCACTCTACTGGTCCATAACCACACTTACTAACACTGGCTATGGTGATATACATGCAGTAAATGAATTTGAGATGATATTTGTTATGTTGTACATGTTGTTTGATCTTGGACTGACTTCATATCTGATTGGAAATATGACCAACTTGGTTGTCCATGCAACTGGTCGGACAAGGCAATTT AGAGATACGATCAACGCTGCGTCGAGCTTTTCACAGAGGAATCAGCTTCCTGTTGGGTTGCAAGATCAAATGATTGCTCATTTGAGTTTAAAGTACAGAACTGACTCAGAGGGCCTGCATCAGCAAGAGACAATTGATTCCCTTCCAAAGGCCATTCGGTCAAGCATTAAAAGCCATCTCTTCAACTCATTGGTGAATGAGGTGTACTTGTTTCGAGGGGTATCAAAGGACTTGCTTTTCCAATTG GTTGCTGAGATGAAAGCAGAGTACTTCCCTCCCAGAGAAGATGTGATTTTACAGAATGAGGCACCCGCAGACATGTATATATTGGTGACTGGTGCTGTG GAACTTATTGTGAAAACGAATGAAATAGAGCAG GTTATCGGTGAGGAGAAAACAAGAGGAGCTGTCATGGGTGAGGTTGGGTTGCTATGTTACCGGCCACAAATGTTTACAGTTCGGACCAAAAGATTGAGTCAGCTGCTGCGTATGAACCGCACTGCATTTTTAAGTATCGTGCAATCAAATGTTGGAGATGGAAGGATAATTATGAACAATCTTCTTCAG CATTTGACAGAGTTGAAGGATCCAATGATGGGAGGAATATTAGCAGAGATACAGCAAATGCTGGCTCGTGGGAGAATGAAGCTGCCTCGTGGGAGAATGAAGCTGCCTCTTACGTTGTGCTTTGCAGCTATGAGAGGCGATGACCTACTGTTGCATCAGTTGCTAATACGAGGTTCAGATCCAAATGAATTGGACAACAATGGGCGAACTGCTTTG CACATTGCAGCTTCAAATGGGGCTGAGCATTGTGTAATGCTCCTTCTAGAGTACGGAGCAGATCCTAATATGAAAG ACTCACAAGGCAATGTTCCTCTTTGGGAAGCGTTGCTGGGTAAACATGAATCTGTGGTTAAACTTCTTGGTGACAATGGTGCCACCTTATCCTGTGGAGATGTGGATCAATTCGCATTGGCAGACATTGAGCAAAATAACTTGGATTTGCTAAAAGAGATTGTAAATTGCGGTGGAGATGTGACACGCCCCACAAGCAGCGGAACAATACCACTTCATACTGCAATTTCCGATGGAAATATTGAAATGGTCAAGTTCCTTTTAGAACAAGGGGCTGATGTTGATACTCCTGATGTAGATGGATGGACAGCAAGGGATTTAGCAGATCATCAGGGCCATGAAGAAATTCAAGCTTTGATCCAAAATACGCAGACGAAGGAAAAAAAGCATGTTCCGACAATTCCAAAGCAGCAGGGAGTGACATATCTGGGGAAGCATATAGTAAAGCATAGTAGTGAACCcacaatttcaattttaaacgcTGATTCTATGTCATCTACTCCTAGAACAATCAGGCCTAATAGTTGCCAGAGGAGAAGGGTTGACAGTTTTAACAATTCACTTTTCGGCTTCATGTCTGGTGCAAATGCCT CTGAAGTGATTCCATCTGCAAGTGATGGCGCTGCTAGTTTTCCAAGTTTGAAGTATCCAGGCAGAGTGACTATTAGTTGTCCAGAAAAAGGTGCATTTGAAGGGAAGCTTGTTCTGTTGCCAAAATCGCTTGATGAGCTAttagcgattggagccaaaAAATTTGGATTCTCAGCCACCAAAATTCTTACCAAAGAAGGGGCTGAGATTGAAGATATAGAGCTCATTAGAGATGATGATCATCTTGTTCTTGTTAGCAGTAGAGCCACTGGAATACAAAGATTTCGAGATTTTAAGCATAGGAACATAGCATACACTTGGTAG